The genomic interval TCGAGGTCCGAGACAAGCTTGCAGCCGTACCAGAAGCCCAAAGCCATGAAGAGATACTCGATACATTGAGTGAAGGCGAAGCACGTCATGATCAGGGTAAGAGGTTTGACTGATCCAGCGACGGCATGGTCCAGTTCGGCAGTGTACTTTTCGAGAACCTTGTCCTCCAAAGCCAACGACGACACTGTCCGGATGGCATTGATGCTTTCCGAGGCGATGGCAGAACTCTTGGAATGGCGCTTGGAAACCATCTGATCCAGCTTCACATCAAGACGAATCTTGAAGAAGCCAGACAGGGCGAGAGGTGGCATCCCGgcaaggacaacaacaagacccaGCTTCCAAGTGTGTGCGATAGCCAAAATGCTGCAAGCTCCGAGGTTGAGGACTGAGATCAGAATGAGCCCAACGTTTATGCCCATCAGCTCAAAGACGCCTTGGGGGTCTGACTCGACATGGCTGACCAAGGACCCAACCGAATTCTCGGGACGGTCGAAAAACTGGATGTCCTGACGCAATAAGTTGTCAAATACTTGTCGGCGGAGCTTCCGGGTCAACGTCTGGGCAATCGTGTTGCAAGCCCAACCGAGGACAAAGTAAACCGCGAGACAACCCCCCGCCATGACAATAAACATGCAGGCAAAGAAGTTGCCGCGGTCAACCATGGCCTGCCCGGTCAAAGTAAAGACGTCCATAACCCGGGCCATGAGAATGGCTTGACCTGGGAAGGCCGCGGCAGCTCCTACACAACCCAAGAAGAGCGCCCCATACATCAGGTTGAGCTCAGGGGTGTACTTGACAAGACGGGTTACTACGGCTAAGAGACCAACGTGCTTATGCTTGTGGAAGTCATCGCGATCCCTTTGCTCGTCCAGCCGCATCCAATCTTGTGTTGGGTATCGGGTCATGGTCTTGGTAAGTTCCATCGGATGACGACTCTCATTGTCCTCGTCGCCTTCATCATGACTGTCCATGTTCCGAGACCCGTCCGTGTCTGGAAGCTTCTGGCCTCCGACAGCCAGATCTTGAGCGCGCACAAGTTTGGCATAGGTCCCATCCTGGGCAATGAGCCCTTCGTGAGTGCCTTGCTCAACAATCTTGCCCTTGGACATCACGATGATTTGGTCTGCTTTTTTGATCGTAGCTAGCTTGTGTGCAATGACCAGCGTGGTGCGGCCCTCGGCGGCCCTGTCGAGCGCCTTCTGAACCGTGCCTTCAGCATGGGGATCTAGAGCCGAAGTGGCTTCATCGAGAAGAAGAACTTTAGGGTGGGAAACCACGCTCCGGGCAATGGCGACCCTCTGCTTCTGTCCTCCACTCAGCAAACCTCCTCGCTGGCCAATATCCGTATTGTAACCTTGAGGGAGCTGCAGGATAAAATCATGAGCAAACGCCAATTTTGCTGCCTCTTCCACACGAGCCATCTGCTCCTCGCGAGAACTCTGCTCGTATGGCGTGCCCACCAGCCCATAGGCGATATTTTCAAAGACAGTTCCTTGGAACAGAACAGGCTCTTGCTGCACCAACCGAATGTTTTTGCGAAGCCAGTGGAGGTTGAGCTGGTCAATGGGCCGGCCGTCGAGCTTGATGGAGCCAGAGAATGGATTGTACCACCGTTCCAAGAGACCGACAATGGTGCTCTTGCCCGAACCGCTGGCGCCAACGAGAGCAGTCACCTTTCCTGCCGGGATTGTGAGAGTAAAGTCGTCCAAGACCTTGATCTTGGGCCTCGAGGGGTAGGCAAATGACACGTGCTCCAACTCCACAAGGCCCTCCACGCCATCGGGCTGATCCCCGGATTCGTCAAAGGGATCGATCTTGGAAACGGTGTCGATCAACTTGAAGAGCTGTGCGGCAGCTGTTGAAGCTCTCGAAAAGTCAATGCTGTACGGAGCGAGCATGGTGATAGAGATGGTGGCAATTACGACGGCAAACAAGACGGTAAAGATCTCACCGGCAGCGATGTCGCCGCGTGACAGCATGGCAATACCTTGCCAAAAGGCAAGAGCCATCCCCAAAAAGATGATGCTGTACTCGGCCGACATTAAAATGCCGAGCAGCGGCGAAATCTTGCGTCCCCAGACCCCCGCTTCATCGAGATAGTTGTTGAACCTCTCAACCAGCCGCTCCCTCATGCCAAAGGCGTGAACAGTCTTGGCACTTGCAAGCACGCCCTCGGCAAAAGAGTTTGCCTGTGAGTAAATATCCAAGATCTTGGTCTCGTAGCCGGCGTGAACCATTGCGACAATGGACATGACCAAAATTGTTGCGGGGGCAATGCATAAGCATATAAGCGAAAGCTTCCAGTTGGTAACGAATGCAACGATAAAGGAGGCCACGAATGCAGCCAGCCCCTGGAAGGTGAGTCCTAGCTTCTCCGAAATGCCGCTCTGGATCAGCTTGCCGTTGGATGACGCTTGTGCTGCGATGGAGCCGGCAGACCCAAGGTCGAAGAAGGCCACATCCTGGGAAAGCGCAGCGCGGAGATATGCGCGGCGAATGTTGCGGACGGTGCGGTAACCGGCATAAGTGAACAAGGTGTTGTAAGTGTATGACAAGACGAAGCGGGCGATTCCGAGGTAGACGAAATAAAGACTACAAACGTGTCAGATCAAAGCAAGAGTCATAAAGCCGCAAAACATACGCTAGTTTGGAGACTTCGCCCATGAAAACGTCCCTGTCCGAAGTACCAGAGACATAGTCGGTGATGACTGTCACAAACTGGCCAAAGATCAGGTTCTGCAAAGCCATGCCCACGCCAGAGCAGATtgccgcaacagcagccactGCCTGAATGATCTTTTCGACTTTGTCGGCATAGCTGAATATTCTCTGTTCTTAATGTCAGTGTTGGTACAGGAGGCACAGTTTTCTGCATCGATTTCTTACCCAGTATGCACCATTTGattcctccttttcctccgtGGTTGGCGGGGCAACTTCCTCGGTGGGCCCAGGAGTCATCAAGGCTTCAGACACACAGTGTATTGAAGGAGTGCTCGGCTTTTCCGTCTCTGCCATCGTCGCCATCTTTGCCGTATGTTTGAGGCAACAAAGCGACGGTTCAGTGATGTAGTAGACGGCGTCATTCAGTCAACAGGAGAAGACGGCGACCTTTGAAGAAAAGAATAGCAGATAAAGGAAATTGCAGCTGCTTGGCGCCAAGGGTAATGCAAGATGCCAAGGGTTGCAAAGCAGTGGAGCAGAGGTCAAGACTTGGACGACCAGATGCAGTAGGCATAGACGACAAGCATCTCGAGGGATCGGTAGGCACTCGGCCACTGGATTGTCCGTTGTCCGCACCGAGCTGACGCAACCTATGCGCGAACAGGTCGTCCCGAGTCAGGACGGCAGGGCAGTCCAAGAATGGAAGTCATCCTTGGCACAGCGCATGGCGGTGGATGCGAACTGAGGTCCGTGCCTTTGTCGTGGTCCGCGGTTTCCGCGGGCCAAAAGGGTCGACTGTCCGCCCATTTCAACATCGGCCGCCCGCATGCCTCATGCTCCGTCTCCGATGCTCACGGCAAAACACCCGACAGCTTCCAATATCGCTTCACCTCTGTCCTTGTACGCCCATAGGGCCGCCACTCTCATCGCCATGAACCGCGCAATGGCTTCCCCACCCACCGAAGCCACATCGGTCGTCCCCCGAGCTGTTCGTCTCCCTTCCAACTGACCCCACTTCAGCTTGGCTTTGTTCACATCGATACTGACCTGACCACAAATGATCCAGTGCAATGCATGTCGAGCTCGCAAGGTAGGCGCCTGATGCCAGCCTGTATGTTGCCAATCATTTCCCACGTGGCTAAGTGTTTATTTTGTAGATAGGATGCAATCGCGAATCTCCCTGTGCCCATTGCGTCAGAGCAAAGATCGAGTGAGTAGTCTCCGTTTATTTGTTCTCAAGTTTATCCTCACCTGACTCTTGTTGCGTAGATGTATCTACAATGAAATACGACCcagggagaagagggctcGCATTCTTTTGAGCCACCAGTAGTATGATTGCCTCGATATTCTATAGTCAGGTTCACGTAATACTTACCAGACCCCCTTGCTGTAACCTGTCTAGTGAGCAAAAGATCGACCACCTTGACAGTCGCCTGGATGAGATCCTAGATCTTCTGCGACAACTCAAAACTCAGCAACCCACAACTGGCTGCCCAATCCCCGAGATCCAGCTCCGTGCACCATCGCCAGCCAATGTAACCGCTCCAAGAACGCAACCCGCAGCTTTCTCAATACCAGCCACACCATCGTCAGCCGCAACAAGCCCAGACTCATCAACCGCTACCACGCATGTCAGGTCCAGTCATGCTCATGCAAACACCACACCGCCCATGGTTGAGGGCAACTCATCGCTTACCGCACAGACAGAGTTCGCCAGTGAATTCCTGAAAACTGCCGTCCATGATCGGGACTCGCAACCAGAAATGCGCGAGCGCCTCGATGCCCTTCGTGTCCTCGTCGAGGCCATGAAGAAACAACCAGCGGCGGATGAGATGCGGTATCCACATGCTGCACCCGTCAAGACGCTATCCTTGAAAGATTGCAAGTTGCCCCCTATTCagattgttgttgaggttctCCGGATGACACAGTCCTTTAAGGTTATGTGTCTGGCCTGGGTGTCCGAGCTAATACCTCTCACGGGGTTCCTTGAGGCATATGTGAGAGAGGACAACGATTTGATCACCCTCATCAATGTCAATGTTGGTCTCCACTTCCTATTTTGGGCGTGCGCACAAGTGGaccaagaaaagaaagacgaATATCTTGGTTACGCGCAGACCTGTGGTAGTACCATCGAAACAGCTTTGGCACATCTGCCGCTGCATCTTCCCGCCAACGATGACACTATCTCTGCGCTCCTGTCGGGATCATTTTATGCCGTGGAGATATCCAAGCCCTCCCTAGCCTGGATTCTGACTTCCAAGGCATCAGAACTGTGCCAGACACTGGGCTATCACCGAGCCAACGACGGCTATGTCCTGTTCAAGTCTGGAGGGGCTACAAATGATATTGATCGATACAAGCGGCACTTGTTGTTTTGGTCCGTCTACATTGTCGACAAGAGCCTGTCTCTCCGGCTTGGACGGTCCTCCAGTATCCAAGACTACGACATTTCCCTCCCATATCCTTCCACAGATAATCCCGGCAATTCCGGCATCACAGGATTTTTTTTACTATGGGTTCTCCTAGCAAAGTTACAGGGCCAGGTGTACGAGTTGCTTTATTGCCCAGAGGCCGCCATTGCGCCAGAAAGCGTCAAGAGAGAAAGGGTTAAGACTCTGCTGGGTCGTTTGGAAGAATTCGAGGCCAAGACGGCAGAGGTGATTGTAAGTGTCTTCTCGCCACTGGTCTGATGGCCTGAATATGAAATCTAATCAGGACGCTACCTACTGCAGCACCAATGGAGTTCGTATTGCCGCGAACATGCCGGCGATGACTTGACTGATTTCTTTCTTGTGTCCGATCACGTACTGCGGCTTAGTCTCCTCACAATGGTGCATCGCGCCGTTCCCAATCCACCAGGATCACCCACCACTTTCTCCACAGAGTGTATAAACGTGGCACGCCAAACGCTAGGACGACACCAAGAGTGTATGGAGTTAATCAAGTCTACAAACTGCGGGTTGTTCAGCACTTATATGCACTGGTACGTAGCTCGGTCATGTTTCTCCACCTATCACAGCAAATACTGAAAAAGGGCTGATTGGTGCTGACGGCTGAAACAGGACGATCCTAATGGCCCCCTTCGTTCCATTCATTGTCCTTTTCTGTCAGGTAATCGAAACAAAAGATAAGGATGATCTTGCCAGACTGCAAGCCTTTGCCACGTCGTTACAGTATGAGTCTTCCGTCACTGAGGCCGTGGAAAGACTCCGTCGTTTATTTCAGGTGCTCGTCAGCGTGGCATCCCATCATGTTCAATCTCCCCCTACCAGCCAGATCGGACAACGTACAGATTTAAGACCCGACCTACCGAAAGATACACACCAGGCCAATCAGACAGCGTTCGAAGTTGACGCTTATCTCGGAACATTAGGGTTTTCCCAACAAATTGTCTCAGATCAGTGGCCCGAGAGCACAACTggtcaaggacaagagaatggccgagaaggaggagagttTCCCGAGGGACATCGAATGGCTAACCCTATGATGTGGATGGGGAATGAGATGCAGCTGGAGGATTGGTTCTACAATAATGACCAGATAGAAGCGTTGGAATCTCTGTATAATTAACAATTGCCATGTATTAGCATCGGTGTTTCCTATTTTCTCTAGTCGCACTTGCAGAATTCACTTGATGGAGTCCCTGacccaacaaacaaaagaacGACATAGACTGATGGAGAGTCTAGTAGAGCTGAAACTCAGGATCTAAAATTTCCCAACATGCCACTCGTAGGTAATATTTAAAAAGCCCAAAGTAACTCATTAGGCTACATGGAGGTGATATGTTAGGCACATGGAGGATTTCAGCAATCATGCCAAGATAGGTTGGCGATCAAACTACATGTAGCACTTATTGCTTCCTGGACACATTGCGGGACTCGGACCCTAAGTTGCGGCTTGGAGAATATTACCACTCTCGTCGAGTATGGTACCGGGCTCTCATCTGGCAACGTCGAGCACAATCCAAAAGTGCAGGATGACGCTGACTGAAACTCGCCTGTAGCACAAAGAGTTTGTCGCCTTACCGTTGTTGATTAGCCTCATACGTAGAGGATGAAGTAGGGTGGGGTCAACACTCCAACTAGGTACCTTAGATAAAAATAACGTCCGCGTTCAAGATATGTTTATCAACTCCCTTGCTGAACTTTTAATATCCTTGAAGGCCAAGTAAGAATCATCCCCTACCTATCGGCTTAACATATTGTTCGCGACTATATTTCTTGCTTATTTCCCTGAAGCTGGCTTCCGCAATTTCCGTTCAACTGCAAGCGATCGGGTCGTCTGGAGCCAAGTCACTCTAAGCTGAGCCAACTAGTGCTGACTTGATTGCGAGTTTGCACTAGGTTTTGTGGTGACATCCTGTAATCGAATAGCCAATCCGGACTTTTCAAAGATTAAATGTTGACGGCACTGGCCAATAAACAAAGTTACTGGTGGAAGATTCTCCCTATTGTATAGTAGCCAAGAATGCTTTGTGCCTTGATGCACTTTACTTTTATCACACGTCCAGCTCGGCATTCCCTGCTGCCACTTTGAACTTGACGTCAAACGGCAGTTGAAGCCCTGCCCCGTGCTTTATTGGGACAAATGTTACGCCGGGAACGACACGGGGTAGTAGAGGACTCGTCCCGCTCCAATCGGGAATTTGAAACACTACCGGGACTGTTTCTCTCATCCTTTTTCAGCATCCACGCTGATCCCTATCCCGTGTCGGCTCCATCGCACGGGATAGGACTTGTGCCACATGACACTTGTGGTATCCAAAAAAGGTCTTGTTTGGTCTAATGAGGCTATTTAGGCGGTTTATGATGGAGAAACTTGATTCGTTCGCAACGCAATGCTTCTTCCCCAGGTTTTCGTGGACCCGGAGAATGCACCCCGCAGTCGGTAGATGTGCTTGATCTGGAGACTAAAGAACCGCGAGATGAAGCCAAGATCTCAGCCTTGAATCACAAAGCGTAGGATATTCAACAGGTTCAGTCGTGACAGGAGACGGTCGATGGACATATATTTAGAGGGCAGACGCGTCCCTAATAAAAGACATACCGTTGACATCCCATCACCCCATCAGTCCCCAACTTCCTCTGCCCTCCAAGTCGGAACCGCTTGTCATGAAGCTCTCGTCGTTCACCATCTTGGCTGGCCTCGCGGCCCAAGCCCAGGCCCACTACATTTTCAACATACTGATTGTGAACGGCCAGCGCATCGGTATGACAATTCATGATTAACCCTTCTTGCAGTTGGGGTTATACTAACAAAAGAATGGAAAGGTGGCGAGTACACATACGTTCGACGCAATTCTAACAGCTACAATCCGGCCTTTCCCGACATCCTTACCTCTGATGAATTACGGTGCAACCGCGGTAAGCCTAACAGATGAAAACATGTGGAATATTCAAGAATCTAAGTCTCAATTTAGGCGCCAAGCCTGGCGGCAACGTACAGACATACGAGGTCAAGGCTGGTGATAAGATCGGCTTCAAGGTCTTCAACAACGAGTTTATTGAACACCCCGGACCGGGGTTTATCTACATGTCCAAAGCCCCTGGCAGTGTCGCTACCTACGATGGTTCCGGCGAGTGGTTCAAGGTCTACGAGACCGGTCTTTGCCGCGGCGGAGGAAATGTGGACACGAACTGGTGCTCGTGGCAGAAGGACAGGTGAGTTCCCAGTCAGACCTTGACCCCTTGTTAGCAAATCTCACACTACATGTCAGGCTTGAATTCACTATCCCGCCCAAGACCCCCCCTGGAGAGTATCTCGTCCGCATCGAGCACATTGGTCTACACGAGGGTCACGTACGCCGCGCTCAGTTCTACATTACCTGCGCACAGTTGAAGATCACCGGGCCCGGTGGTGGCAACCCCTCGCCTCTTGTCCGCATCCCCGGTATCTACAATGCCAATGACCCCGGCATTGCTTACAACAAGTggaccaacaaccccgccgcTTATCGCATGCCTGGTCCCGCTGTCTGGAACGGAAACTGAGCAGGTGAAGCACAGGATGACAGACTACCTGAGGTATGATGAAGGCTTGTAGCCTTCCGATGTCTGTCTGTGTTCAGATTAGTAGATGCCTGCCTTAGTGTGGCATTTTGCCCCCTAAATAAAATGTCACACGTATCTCCAGGACCCGTTGTCATTCtgtgttgaagatgtcggTGACTGTCAAAGAAATCCAAGAAAATCACCTTGCTTTGCAAGTCCCACCCAGTCATATTTCACGACGTTACATAATTCCGGGTTTCCTTTTTCGATCCATTCAGCATTTTACAGGGCCATCGAACAACACATGCATACGGAAGCAACCCCCCACTTGGGACCTCGTAGCCCACAGTTCTTATGGAGAGTGACGAATGAAACATCTATCCACTGCCGCGCGGGGTATTCAAGTACAACCCCCCGTTGGGAGAAACTGGaaatcttcaacaacaatggAACTGCATGCACACTTGCGCAGGCAATCGCAACATCTCATTGCCTGGGCAAATCTTGACCGCTACTTTGAGGTCACATAATGCACTAACCCCGTTTCAAGCACCCAACTCAATATATGACTTGGGTGATCATGAAATCAACATATCGGCGTTTGGATGGAATATCCGATTGGTGTAAGCCTGCGCAAAACGatacctcccccctccccctgcctTCCACTTCCGTATGGTTCTCATCTGTCTTCGCCATGTCACTTGGTCTAGTTTATATTAATGTGAAAGGTTTGACGAagcaccctccccacgaAATAATTGGCGCAGCAAAAGTACTAAACTTAACCTATACCATATTATTGACCCTGCCTTATATGCAGATTAATAGACCTTTTAGATATCTTTAAGGGACCATAATTATCTTTGAAGGTCTATAAACTATCTTTCAACGCCTATGAACTATCTTTAAACGCCTATGAACTATCTTTAAACGCCTAACAACCGTTTTACATGGCATGGTTCGCAATTGACCCCGGATCATTAAGACGGAGTTGGTGAGGTCTTTCTGGCCTGAATATCCTACCTTACGGTTCAACCATGGCGAGTCGCCATGACAATTACAGCAGTTGCCGCCGCTACCGACGTCAAGAAGTTATGGTAGGAAACTGCCTGCAAGGTTAAACTTGCTGGCCGTTAACTGCTCGAGCCGCCGCCAATAGGAATACATGCACACGCTCGGCTTCCAGGTTCGGTCCCATTCTCTCGGGTCAAGCCACATTTTGATCGTGACTGAGTGCAATTCATCAATCTATGATCCAGGAGGGGCAACCTGGCCAGCCAATTCAAATACTAGCTGATATTTCAATGCAGCTCTTGCTTGGATAGGCTTCTATGGTGCCTCCTTCCCATAATGCACCCGCTGTGGGCGGCATCTTTGGGTAAacttgggatggtgggggtgcAGCCCATGCAGCTGCTGCAACTGTCCGGGTACTTCCTTCCGTGGCCAGCTGAGGTGTCTGGAATTAAAGGAGCACACCGGGTATCCGGTGTCATGTGCATGTTCCAGGACAGAGATTCCATGAAACCGTACGTGCATATAGGTGCGTATTACCTATACGACATTCAGTTAGATCCTGGCCAGCAGGTCACTGCAACACCACTTAAGTCAGGGATTTCAAGGTAGACAGGTAGATAtggtggaggaagggtgATGAGATTTGCTGTTCGTTCCTTCCCATCTGCCCGATTAGTCTCGCTGCTCACATAGCTGCGTGTGGATACCGACTTTTTCTCAACTCCGCCAGTTGGTGCTGCCAGCTCTGGTGGGCTTGCTTGCCTGTAAACTGCTGTCTATCTGTATATCAAGTCTCTCTGTTCTCGCTTTTGTTGTGGCGGACCTTTATCTTTCCCAAACCGTACTATTGGACACCGATTACCACAAGTCTTCTTACAATGGCCCAGCAACAAATCTTTCTACTCGGTCCCCAAGTGACCAATTGGACACGAGAGGCCTTGGCGGAACTACAACAAAACCTCCTGAAAAATCCCACCCTCGACTTCATCACTCAAGCCCTGTTAACCTTGCCCTCCCTCTCGTCTATACTCGGACAACAGCTCGGGCTAGACTTTCACCCTGGCCGGATTTTCCATCTTCTCGCCGACTTTGCCCAAGGCGGGCAGCTTCTCTTAAACACCAATGATGATTGGCGGCACAACACTTTGCTGGCCCCATTGACAATCGTGTCTCAAGCCGTAGACCTCGCCGTTCAGTTTGGAGGTCTTCCTAGAAACAAACTACCCTTAACACTGCATCAGCAAGTTCAGGGCTTCTGCATTGGCTGGCTGTCGGCATCATCTCTTGCTAGTGCGTCAACTTGGGATGACTTCAAGCGTAATATTTCCGCTGCCTTGCGACTTGGGGCCTGTATTGGCGCAGCAGTGGACGCCGATTCCAGTCAGTGCCCTTCTGATCACGCAAGGGCTATTTGTGTGCGCCTGAGGAACCAGAGTGATAGGGTGTTTCTGGAGACACTGCTGGACCAGATACCGGATGCAAGTCATTCAACCTTTTTTGGCTGGCCTCTACAAGCTAACATGTTGCTAGGCCTACATTTCTTGTTTTTTGGATGAGGGCGTTCTCACCGTGACGGTGCCAAACAGCAAGCGACTTTGGTTGGAAGGACAGCTGCAGAGAGCTAGCCTGCCGTGGA from Podospora pseudoanserina strain CBS 124.78 chromosome 6, whole genome shotgun sequence carries:
- a CDS encoding hypothetical protein (antiSMASH:Cluster_1; EggNog:ENOG503NZ36; COG:Q; SMCOG1288:ABC transporter related protein), with protein sequence MATMAETEKPSTPSIHCVSEALMTPGPTEEVAPPTTEEKEESNGAYWRIFSYADKVEKIIQAVAAVAAICSGVGMALQNLIFGQFVTVITDYVSGTSDRDVFMGEVSKLALYFVYLGIARFVLSYTYNTLFTYAGYRTVRNIRRAYLRAALSQDVAFFDLGSAGSIAAQASSNGKLIQSGISEKLGLTFQGLAAFVASFIVAFVTNWKLSLICLCIAPATILVMSIVAMVHAGYETKILDIYSQANSFAEGVLASAKTVHAFGMRERLVERFNNYLDEAGVWGRKISPLLGILMSAEYSIIFLGMALAFWQGIAMLSRGDIAAGEIFTVLFAVVIATISITMLAPYSIDFSRASTAAAQLFKLIDTVSKIDPFDESGDQPDGVEGLVELEHVSFAYPSRPKIKVLDDFTLTIPAGKVTALVGASGSGKSTIVGLLERWYNPFSGSIKLDGRPIDQLNLHWLRKNIRLVQQEPVLFQGTVFENIAYGLVGTPYEQSSREEQMARVEEAAKLAFAHDFILQLPQGYNTDIGQRGGLLSGGQKQRVAIARSVVSHPKVLLLDEATSALDPHAEGTVQKALDRAAEGRTTLVIAHKLATIKKADQIIVMSKGKIVEQGTHEGLIAQDGTYAKLVRAQDLAVGGQKLPDTDGSRNMDSHDEGDEDNESRHPMELTKTMTRYPTQDWMRLDEQRDRDDFHKHKHVGLLAVVTRLVKYTPELNLMYGALFLGCVGAAAAFPGQAILMARVMDVFTLTGQAMVDRGNFFACMFIVMAGGCLAVYFVLGWACNTIAQTLTRKLRRQVFDNLLRQDIQFFDRPENSVGSLVSHVESDPQGVFELMGINVGLILISVLNLGACSILAIAHTWKLGLVVVLAGMPPLALSGFFKIRLDVKLDQMVSKRHSKSSAIASESINAIRTVSSLALEDKVLEKYTAELDHAVAGSVKPLTLIMTCFAFTQCIEYLFMALGFWYGCKLVSDLEISMYDFFVAFMGVFLSAQAASQFFAFSTSMTKGQNSANYIFWLSSLQPIVQETPDNQDRKPSSGGPIELDNVRFSYPLRPDTTVLRGVDLKIEKGQFIAVVGASGCGKSTIIGLLERFYDASTGTVRIASDPLPSINPRHYRAIVSLVQQEPTLFQGTIQDNIALGLDESDIPTEKDAVLSTRVEAALRAANAWDFVCSLPDGVATLAGSNGTQLSGGQRQRIAIARALIRNPKILLLDEATSALDSTSEKIVQEALAEVAKEGDRITVAVAHRLSTIKDADLICVFHAGKIVEVGTHAKLLAKGEIYKQMCEAQNLD
- a CDS encoding hypothetical protein (antiSMASH:Cluster_1; COG:U; EggNog:ENOG503P0DY), with protein sequence MPHAPSPMLTAKHPTASNIASPLSLYAHRAATLIAMNRAMASPPTEATSVVPRACNACRARKIGCNRESPCAHCVRAKIECIYNEIRPREKRARILLSHQYEQKIDHLDSRLDEILDLLRQLKTQQPTTGCPIPEIQLRAPSPANVTAPRTQPAAFSIPATPSSAATSPDSSTATTHVRSSHAHANTTPPMVEGNSSLTAQTEFASEFLKTAVHDRDSQPEMRERLDALRVLVEAMKKQPAADEMRYPHAAPVKTLSLKDCKLPPIQIVVEVLRMTQSFKVMCLAWVSELIPLTGFLEAYVREDNDLITLINVNVGLHFLFWACAQVDQEKKDEYLGYAQTCGSTIETALAHLPLHLPANDDTISALLSGSFYAVEISKPSLAWILTSKASELCQTLGYHRANDGYVLFKSGGATNDIDRYKRHLLFWSVYIVDKSLSLRLGRSSSIQDYDISLPYPSTDNPGNSGITGFFLLWVLLAKLQGQVYELLYCPEAAIAPESVKRERVKTLLGRLEEFEAKTAEVIHQWSSYCREHAGDDLTDFFLVSDHVLRLSLLTMVHRAVPNPPGSPTTFSTECINVARQTLGRHQECMELIKSTNCGLFSTYMHWTILMAPFVPFIVLFCQVIETKDKDDLARLQAFATSLQYESSVTEAVERLRRLFQVLVSVASHHVQSPPTSQIGQRTDLRPDLPKDTHQANQTAFEVDAYLGTLGFSQQIVSDQWPESTTGQGQENGREGGEFPEGHRMANPMMWMGNEMQLEDWFYNNDQIEALESLYN
- a CDS encoding hypothetical protein (EggNog:ENOG503NW4V; CAZy:AA9; COG:O; antiSMASH:Cluster_1), translating into MKLSSFTILAGLAAQAQAHYIFNILIVNGQRIGGEYTYVRRNSNSYNPAFPDILTSDELRCNRGAKPGGNVQTYEVKAGDKIGFKVFNNEFIEHPGPGFIYMSKAPGSVATYDGSGEWFKVYETGLCRGGGNVDTNWCSWQKDRLEFTIPPKTPPGEYLVRIEHIGLHEGHVRRAQFYITCAQLKITGPGGGNPSPLVRIPGIYNANDPGIAYNKWTNNPAAYRMPGPAVWNGN